A single region of the Silene latifolia isolate original U9 population chromosome 8, ASM4854445v1, whole genome shotgun sequence genome encodes:
- the LOC141597291 gene encoding F-box protein CPR1-like isoform X1 translates to MDSRLKNHHSMRCSSMAIPTLPSDIITDILSRLPSKTLIRFKSVSKQWYSLINSPNFINLHLTQTLISQNSPNLIISQFSLSSVTISDENNPNFHLTELDHPLKHFCKTHNFSSYDPEHMPQILGSINGVVCISMYDKSSVVLYNPSTKTHRFIPPFTPSPNTNPYSEINPEGTTVNVVVFGFGFDSVNGDYKLLRMIDTVMKSVLVYGETSVYSLRNDSWKCVHDQTMMDEFLFQNSMGVFVNDVLHFIGVDGNLKPKVKCFDIRTETFLFMDLPNFDERFITHDIQELDGCLSVIVNCKKIDRSIAGHFALARVDLWVMKEYGNKESWFRLFSICDPAKLEVLNQVRPVVYSRDKERVLLELDSMSFGWYSWGSKSFERSTVHGLSSSPPPCETWTFVDSLVSIEMGKDRSKPKVVPKKNKNKIDRDDFLSSGFKLRL, encoded by the exons ATGGATTCTCGACTCAAAAATCACCACTCTATGCGTTGTTCATCAATGGCGATCCCAACCCTACCTTCTGACATAATCACCGATATCCTCAGTCGATTACCTTCCAAAACCCTAATTCGCTTCAAATCCGTCTCCAAACAATGGTACTCTCTAATCAATTCCCCCAATTTCATCAATCTCCACCTAACCCAAACCCTAATTTCCCAGAATTCCCCCAATCTCATCATCTCCCAATTTTCCCTCTCCTCCGTCACCATTTCCGACGAAAACAACCCTAATTTTCACTTAACCGAGCTTGATCATCCTCTCAAACACTTTTGTAAAACACACAATTTTTCGTCATATGATCCAGAACACATGCCCCAAATCCTTGGTTCCATCAATGGCGTCGTTTGCATTTCAATGTACGACAAATCTTCCGTCGTTTTGTATAACCCGTCGACCAAAACGCATCGTTTCATCCCACCTTTTACCCCTTCGCCAAACACTAACCCTTATTCTGAAATTAACCCTGAGGGTACTACTGTTAATGTCGTTGTTTTCGGGTTCGGGTTTGATTCGGTTAATGGGGATTATAAGCTGTTGAGGATGATTGATACGGTTATGAAGAGTGTGTTGGTGTATGGCGAGACGAGTGTGTATAGTTTGAGGAATgattcatggaaatgtgttcatGATCAAACAATGATGGACGAATTTCTTTTTCAGAATAGTATGGGTGTGTTTGTTAAtgatgttttgcattttattggGGTTGATGGTAATTTAAAACCAAAGGTTAAATGTTTTGATATAAGGACAGAGACATTCTTGTTTATGGACCTTCCTAATTTTGATGAAAGGTTTATTACCCATGATATCCAGGAATTAGATGGGTGTCTTAGTGTGATTGTGAACTGTAAAAAGATTGATCGTAGTATCGCGGGTCATTTTGCGTTGGCACGAGTTGATTTGTGGGTAATGAAGGAGTATGGGAATAAAGAGTCTTGGTTTAGGCTGTTTAGTATTTGTGATCCGGCTAAACTTGAGGTTTTAAATCAAGTGAGACCGGTTGTTTACTCGAGAGATAAGGAACGGGTTTTGCTTGAGTTGGATTCTATGTCGTTCGGTTGGTATTCTTGGGGTAGTAAGAGTTTTGAGAGAAGTACAGTTCATGGGTTGTCTTCTTCCCCACCACCTTGTGAAACATGGACTTTTGTGGATAGCCTTGTTTCGATAGAGATGGGTAAGGATAGGTCGAAGCCAAAGGTGGTACCAAAGAAGAACAAAAACAA GATTGATAGGGATGATTTCCTGTCATCTGGATTTAAGCTGAGGCTATGA
- the LOC141597291 gene encoding F-box protein CPR1-like isoform X2, with protein MDSRLKNHHSMRCSSMAIPTLPSDIITDILSRLPSKTLIRFKSVSKQWYSLINSPNFINLHLTQTLISQNSPNLIISQFSLSSVTISDENNPNFHLTELDHPLKHFCKTHNFSSYDPEHMPQILGSINGVVCISMYDKSSVVLYNPSTKTHRFIPPFTPSPNTNPYSEINPEGTTVNVVVFGFGFDSVNGDYKLLRMIDTVMKSVLVYGETSVYSLRNDSWKCVHDQTMMDEFLFQNSMGVFVNDVLHFIGVDGNLKPKVKCFDIRTETFLFMDLPNFDERFITHDIQELDGCLSVIVNCKKIDRSIAGHFALARVDLWVMKEYGNKESWFRLFSICDPAKLEVLNQVRPVVYSRDKERVLLELDSMSFGWYSWGSKSFERSTVHGLSSSPPPCETWTFVDSLVSIEMGKDRSKPKVVPKKNKNKDDFLSSGFKLRL; from the exons ATGGATTCTCGACTCAAAAATCACCACTCTATGCGTTGTTCATCAATGGCGATCCCAACCCTACCTTCTGACATAATCACCGATATCCTCAGTCGATTACCTTCCAAAACCCTAATTCGCTTCAAATCCGTCTCCAAACAATGGTACTCTCTAATCAATTCCCCCAATTTCATCAATCTCCACCTAACCCAAACCCTAATTTCCCAGAATTCCCCCAATCTCATCATCTCCCAATTTTCCCTCTCCTCCGTCACCATTTCCGACGAAAACAACCCTAATTTTCACTTAACCGAGCTTGATCATCCTCTCAAACACTTTTGTAAAACACACAATTTTTCGTCATATGATCCAGAACACATGCCCCAAATCCTTGGTTCCATCAATGGCGTCGTTTGCATTTCAATGTACGACAAATCTTCCGTCGTTTTGTATAACCCGTCGACCAAAACGCATCGTTTCATCCCACCTTTTACCCCTTCGCCAAACACTAACCCTTATTCTGAAATTAACCCTGAGGGTACTACTGTTAATGTCGTTGTTTTCGGGTTCGGGTTTGATTCGGTTAATGGGGATTATAAGCTGTTGAGGATGATTGATACGGTTATGAAGAGTGTGTTGGTGTATGGCGAGACGAGTGTGTATAGTTTGAGGAATgattcatggaaatgtgttcatGATCAAACAATGATGGACGAATTTCTTTTTCAGAATAGTATGGGTGTGTTTGTTAAtgatgttttgcattttattggGGTTGATGGTAATTTAAAACCAAAGGTTAAATGTTTTGATATAAGGACAGAGACATTCTTGTTTATGGACCTTCCTAATTTTGATGAAAGGTTTATTACCCATGATATCCAGGAATTAGATGGGTGTCTTAGTGTGATTGTGAACTGTAAAAAGATTGATCGTAGTATCGCGGGTCATTTTGCGTTGGCACGAGTTGATTTGTGGGTAATGAAGGAGTATGGGAATAAAGAGTCTTGGTTTAGGCTGTTTAGTATTTGTGATCCGGCTAAACTTGAGGTTTTAAATCAAGTGAGACCGGTTGTTTACTCGAGAGATAAGGAACGGGTTTTGCTTGAGTTGGATTCTATGTCGTTCGGTTGGTATTCTTGGGGTAGTAAGAGTTTTGAGAGAAGTACAGTTCATGGGTTGTCTTCTTCCCCACCACCTTGTGAAACATGGACTTTTGTGGATAGCCTTGTTTCGATAGAGATGGGTAAGGATAGGTCGAAGCCAAAGGTGGTACCAAAGAAGAACAAAAACAA GGATGATTTCCTGTCATCTGGATTTAAGCTGAGGCTATGA
- the LOC141597292 gene encoding F-box protein CPR1-like, whose translation MASQTLPSDIIIDILKRLPSKTLIRFKSISKQWYSLINSPNFINLHLTQTLISQNSTNLIISQYSLSSVTISDENNPNFHLIELDHPLKHFCKADNLSSYARGHMPQILGSINGVVCISMNDNSSVVLYNPSTKTHRFIPPFPPSPNPIPIIDIMLAGSGNVNHAVLGFGFDSVRKDYNVLRIIEKGNLSGSVHRETSVYSLKNDSWKCVDNLTMMGKFIFQNGMGVVVNELLHFIVRAANFITKIVCFDLRTETFSTFDLPIRHGTHHDDELVCRKQLFMKELGGCFGVLVNYQFGMSGLYSMVFADLWVMKEYGNKESWFRLFSIHDLSTLNVYTYVRPVLYSRDKERVLLELDGLSFGWYSLDSKKLDRITVHGWLSANSCFETWTFVDSLVSIGKDKDKAKPKVVPKKNKNKDDFLSSGFKLRL comes from the exons ATGGCTTCCCAAACACTCCCTTCCGACATAATCATCGATATCCTCAAACGACTACCATCCAAAACCCTAATTCGCTTCAAATCCATCTCCAAACAATGGTATTCCCTTATCAATTCCCCCAATTTCATCAATCTCCACCTAACCCAAACCCTAATTTCCCAGAATTCCACCAATCTCATTATCTCCCAGTATTCCCTCTCCTCCGTCACCATTTCCGACGAAAATAACCCTAATTTTCACTTAATCGAGCTTGATCATCCTCTCAAACACTTTTGTAAAGCAGACAATCTTTCGTCATATGCTCGGGGACATATGCCTCAAATCCTTGGTTCCATCAATGGTGTCGTTTGCATTTCAATGAACGACAATTCTTCCGTCGTTTTGTATAACCCGTCGACCAAAACGCATCGTTTCATCCCACCTTTCCCCCCTTCCCCCAACCCAATCCCTATAATTGACATTATGCTTGCGGGTAGTGGTAATGTGAATCACGCTGTGTTGGGTTTCGGGTTTGATTCGGTTAGGAAGGATTACAATGTGTTGAGGATAATTGAAAAGGGTAATTTAAGTGGATCGGTGCATCGGGAAACGAGTGTGTATAGTTTGAAGAATGATTCATGGAAATGTGTTGATAATTTAACAATGATGGGGAAATTTATTTTTCAGAATGGCATGGGTGTAGTTGTTAATGAGCTTTTGCATTTTATTGTTAGGGCTGCTAATTTCATCACTAAGATTGTGTGTTTTGATCTTCGGACCGAGACATTCTCGACTTTCGACCTTCCCATTCGTCATGGGACTCATCACGATGATGAGCTTGTTTGTAGAAAGCAGTTATTTATGAAGGAATTAGGTGGGTGTTTTGGTGTGTTGGTAAACTATCAATTTGGGATGTCGGGTCTTTATTCAATGGTGTTTGCTGATTTGTGGGTAATGAAGGAATATGGGAACAAGGAGTCTTGGTTTAGGTTGTTTAGTATTCATGATCTGTCGACCCTTAATGTTTACACCTACGTGAGACCGGTCCTTTACTCGAGAGATAAGGAACGAGTTTTGCTTGAGTTGGATGGTTTGTCGTTTGGTTGGTATTCATTGGATAGTAAGAAATTGGACAGGATTACAGTTCATGGGTGGCTTTCTGCTAATTCATGTTTTGAAACATGGACCTTTGTGGATAGCCTTGTTTCGATagggaaggataaggataaggcgAAACCAAAGGTGGTACCAAAGAAGAACAAAAACAA GGATGATTTCTTGTCATCTGGATTTAAGCTGAGGCTATGA
- the LOC141597293 gene encoding F-box protein CPR1-like — protein sequence MATPTLPPDIITDILSRLPSKTLIRFKSVSKQWYSLINSPNFINLHLTQTLISQNSPNLIISHFSLSSVAISIENNPNFHLIELDHPLQHLCDTHNFSSYDRKFAPITLGSINGVVCISMYDKSSVVLYNPSTKTHRFIPPFTPSTNTNPNFEINPEGTTFNFVVFGFGFDSVSGDYKLLRMIETCNDSGLLHGETSVYNLRNDSWKCVNDQTRGEFVLQNSMGAFVNEVLHFIAIDSKLNAKVKCFNLRNETFSYLDFPKFDDKFSRNCYVVRELGGCLTVMVNYHKVFLGMAGDRSLGKVDLWVMKEYGNKESWFRLFSIRDLARLDVLIHVRPVVYSRDKERVLLELDNLSFGWYSWGSKSFEKITVHGEPSAYAPYETWTFVDSLVSIGKDKNKDKYKAKIVPKKSKNKEDFLSSGFKLRL from the exons ATGGCGACTCCAACACTCCCTCCGGATATAATCACCGATATTCTCAGTCGATTACCATCCAAAACCCTAATTCGCTTCAAATCCGTATCCAAACAATGGTATTCCCTAATCAATTCCCCTAATTTCATCAATCTCCACCTAACCCAAACCCTAATTTCCCAGAATTCCCCCAATCTCATCATCTCCCATTTTTCCCTCTCCTCCGTTGCCATTTCGATTGAAAATAACCCTAATTTTCACTTAATCGAGCTTGATCACCCTCTCCAACACCTTTGTGATACACATAATTTTTCGTCATATGATCGAAAATTCGCTCCAATAACCCTTGGTTCCATCAATGGCGTTGTTTGCATTTCAATGTACGACAAATCTTCCGTCGTTTTGTATAACCCTTCGACCAAAACGCATCGTTTCATCCCACCTTTTACCCCGTCAACCAAcacaaaccctaattttgaaaTTAACCCCGAGGGTACTACTTTTAATTTCGTTGTTTTTGGGTTCGGGTTTGATTCGGTTAGTGGGGATTATAAGTTGTTGAGGATGATTGAGACGTGTAATGATAGTGGATTGCTCCATGGTGAGACGAGTGTGTATAATTTGAGGAATGATTCTTGGAAATGTGTTAATGATCAAACAAGGGGAGAATTTGTTCTTCAGAATAGTATGGGGGCTTTTGTTAATGAGGTTTTACATTTTATTGCGATTGATAGTAAGCTCAATGCTAAGGTTAAGTGCTTTAATCTTCGGAACGAGACATTCTCGTATTTAGACTTTCCTAAGTTTGATGACAAGTTTTCTAGAAATTGCTATGTTGTTAGGGAATTAGGTGGATGTTTAACTGTGATGGTAAACTATCACAAGGTATTTCTTGGAATGGCGGGTGATAGATCATTAGGAAAAGTCGATTTGTGGGTAATGAAAGAGTATGGGAATAAGGAGTCTTGGTTTAGGCTGTTTAGTATTCGTGATCTGGCTAGGCTTGATGTTTTAATCCACGTGAGACCAGTTGTTTACTCGAGAGATAAGGAACGGGTTTTGCTTGAGTTGGATAATTTGTCGTTCGGTTGGTATTCTTGGGGGAGTAAGAGTTTTGAGAAGATTACAGTTCATGGGGAACCTTCTGCTTATGCACCTTATGAAACATGGACCTTTGTGGACAGCCTTGTTTCAATTGGGAAGGATAAGAATAAAGATAAATACAAGGCAAAAATCGTGCCAAAGAAGAGTAAAAACAA GGAAGATTTCTTGTCATCGGGATTTAAGCTGAGGCTTTGA
- the LOC141597294 gene encoding F-box protein CPR1-like: protein MPSSMATPILPLEIITDILSRLQSKTLIRFKSVSKQWYSLISSPDFINLHLTQTLISQNLPNLIVSQVSLFSSPISDNQNHEFHFSELDHPLKPFCKYDLKSSPKIIGSINGVLCISLYDDKSSVILYNPSTKTHRLIPPFSNRNPHGNDTADLVVFGFGFDSVSRDYKVVRMSQTCKNRVVVYREASVYSLRDDSWKCVSDQTTMGQFVLQNCKTVLVNECLHFIVFDSNSNFKTKVTCFNLRTEIFSIFDLPKLPKFDGSFSGRSYVTKELGGCFCMSVNYEKPIPGMVADWELVRADLWVMKEHGNEESWFRRYSICNPASFDVLTHLTPVLYSKDNEWVLLELDDSWFGWYSWTTKRFERVTVHGLPSNFTPCNTRTFLDSLVSLGKDKGKDKDKDKSKVKIEPKKNKNKTDRDDFLSSGFKLRL from the exons ATGCCTTCATCCATGGCGACCCCAATTCTACCTCTCGAGATAATCACTGATATCCTCTCTCGATTACAATCCAAAACCCTAATTCGCTTCAAATCCGTTTCTAAACAATGGTATTCTCTAATCAGCTCTCCCGATTTCATCAATCTCCACTTAActcaaaccctaatttcccaAAATCTCCCAAATCTCATCGTCTCCCAAGTTTCTCTCTTCTCTTCCCCAATTTCAGACAATCAAAACCATGAATTTCACTTCTCCGAGCTCGATCACCCTCTCAAACCCTTCTGCAAATATGATCTGAAATCTTCCCCCAAAATCATTGGTTCCATTAATGGCGTCCTTTGCATTTCATTGTATGACGATAAATCTTCCGTCATTTTATACAACCCATCAACCAAAACGCATCGTTTGATCCCACCTTTTTCCAATAGAAACCCTCATGGGAATGATACTGCCGATCTTGTTGTTTTCGGGTTCGGGTTTGATTCGGTTAGTAGGGATTATAAGGTGGTAAGGATGAGTCAGACGTGTAAGAATAGGGTAGTTGTGTATCGCGAAGCGAGTGTGTATAGTTTGAGGGATGATTCATGGAAATGTGTTAGTGATCAAACAACAATGGGCCAATTTGTTCTTCAAAATTGTAAGACGGTGCTTGTTAATGAGTGTTTGCATTTTATTGTGTTTGATAGTAATAGTAATTTCAAGACTAAGGTCACGTGTTTTAATCTTCGGACAGAGATATTTTCGATATTCGACCTGCCTAAGTTGCCTAAGTTTGATGGGAGTTTTAGTGGAAGGTCTTATGTTACCAAGGAATTAGGTGGGTGTTTTTGTATGTCGGTAAACTATGAAAAACCTATTCCTGGGATGGTGGCTGATTGGGAATTGGTACGAGCCGATTTGTGGGTAATGAAGGAACATGGGAACGAGGAGTCTTGGTTTAGGCGGTATAGTATTTGTAATCCGGCTAGTTTTGATGTTTTAACCCACCTGACACCGGTACTTTACTCGAAAGATAATGAATGGGTTTTGCTTGAGTTGGATGACTCTTGGTTCGGCTGGTATTCTTGGACTACTAAGAGATTCGAGAGAGTTACAGTTCATGGGTTGCCTTCTAATTTTACACCTTGTAATACAAGGACGTTTTTGGATAGTCTTGTTTCATTAGGGAAGGATAAGGGTAAGGATAAGGATAAAGATAAGTCCAAGGTGAAAATCGAGCCAAAGAAGAACAAAAACAA GACGGATAGGGACGATTTCTTGTCATCTGGATTTAAGCTGAGGTTATGA
- the LOC141595729 gene encoding serpin-Z10-like, producing MRQACKYYDYGTYNECQVIRMPYKSKTTKRFSMYVFLPFEKDGLPNVMENIKIIDQNMFQDEIKLEYVKVNVLSIPKFKFESDVDLKNTMKQLGLTLPFENNCMDFSGIADIVLPIYVSDIFQKCCIETDELGTVAAAVTSMRYGCAMGPPPPQIRFVTDHPFMFMIREDVSGAILFVGTVLDPK from the coding sequence ATGAGACAAGCGTGCAAGTACTACGACTATGGAACGTATAACGAATGTCAAGTTATAAGGATGCCATACAAAAGTAAAACAACGAAGCGATTCTCAATGTACGTCTTTCTCCCATTTGAGAAGGACGGGTTACCAAATGTCATGGAAAACATCAAGATTATTGATCAAAATATGTTCCAGGACGAAATCAAACTCGAGTATGTCAAGGTCAATGTACTCTCAATCCCGAAATTCAAGTTTGAATCCGATGTTGATCTAAAGAATACTATGAAACAATTGGGATTGACGTTACCATTTGAAAACAACTGCATGGATTTTTCAGGAATCGCTGATATTGTCTTGCCAATCTATGTAAGTGATATATTTCAAAAATGTTGTATCGAAACAGATGAATTAGGGACAGTGGCCGCAGCCGTTACAAGTATGCGATATGGATGTGCTATGGGACCGCCTCCGCCACAGATAAGATTTGTGACAGATCATCCGTTTATGTTTATGATTAGAGAAGATGTTTCTGGTGCTATACTCTTTGTTGGTACTGTGCTAGATCCTAAGTAG
- the LOC141595730 gene encoding uncharacterized protein LOC141595730 produces the protein MRVRVRVRGLWKKIITALSNKTNELRIRIMIFFLLHKNIDKTSLTQSLHALVSQPPSSSSHRPRHQNHHHDENKLEDVVGDEATITSSYDEYEGLSLTHELFKESEAEVETEAIMVHGGGAVEGTVEVGDEDIDQAADLFIQRFKKQMQLQKQLSLERNQNLLVSNA, from the coding sequence ATGAGGGTGAGAGTAAGAGTAAGAGGATTATGGAAGAAGATTATAACAGCAttgtcaaacaaaacaaacgagtTAAGAATACGTATAATGATATTCTTTCTCCTACACAAAAACATTGATAAAACCTCATTAACCCAATCCCTCCATGCCCTCGTCTCGCAACCGCCCTCATCGTCGTCTCACCGTCCCCgccaccaaaaccaccaccacgACGAGAACAAACTTGAGGATGTCGTAGGCGACGAAGCTACAATAACCAGTAGTTATGATGAATATGAAGGGCTAAGCCTAACACATGAGTTGTTCAAGGAGTCAGAGGCAGAGGTGGAGACGGAGGCGATAATGGTACACGGCGGTGGTGCGGTGGAGGGTACGGTGGAGGTAGGGGATGAAGATATTGACCAAGCAGCTGATTTGTTCATACAAAGGTTTAAAAAGCAAATGCAGCTACAGAAGCAACTTTCTTTGGAGAGGAATCAAAATTTGTTGGTTTCTAATGCTTAA